In Burkholderiales bacterium, a single genomic region encodes these proteins:
- a CDS encoding tripartite tricarboxylate transporter substrate binding protein produces MSARSLLTVVVSAVLTLVAAAVHAAQSAYPTKPIRFIIPFPPGGSADPLGRALGAWLSDKLGVPVVADNRPGAGTAIAHTLGARAAPDGYTLLLAAASGMSTNPAVTPKLDYDPVKDFAPVGLAAYVPQLFVVHPAVQAKTIAELIDLSKAQPGKVNFGTPGVGTVGHLTVAFFSTVGGAKFTHVPYKGAGLALPDVVAGRIQVFVGSVTSSQTLVAGGRVRGIATGHIKRLRSMPDMPTVGEAFPGFSNDGWYGIVAPVRTPPAVINKLNAELRRALGNAEFTKHVETIGMEPAAGNTPKELGDWIRSELERWSKVVRDAGIQGQAGAAG; encoded by the coding sequence ATGTCAGCGCGCTCGCTGTTGACCGTCGTCGTTTCCGCAGTGCTCACGCTCGTGGCCGCAGCCGTGCACGCGGCACAGAGCGCCTATCCCACCAAGCCCATCCGCTTCATCATCCCGTTCCCGCCGGGCGGCTCCGCCGATCCGCTGGGACGCGCGCTCGGCGCGTGGCTCTCCGACAAGCTCGGCGTGCCGGTGGTCGCGGACAACCGGCCGGGCGCCGGCACGGCGATCGCGCACACGCTCGGCGCGAGGGCCGCGCCGGACGGCTATACGCTGCTGCTCGCCGCCGCTTCGGGCATGTCGACCAATCCCGCGGTCACGCCCAAGCTCGACTACGACCCGGTGAAGGATTTCGCGCCGGTGGGGCTCGCGGCGTACGTGCCGCAGCTTTTCGTGGTGCATCCGGCGGTTCAGGCCAAGACCATCGCCGAGCTGATCGACCTGTCGAAAGCACAGCCGGGCAAGGTCAACTTCGGCACGCCCGGCGTCGGCACGGTCGGTCATCTCACCGTCGCGTTCTTCAGCACGGTGGGGGGCGCGAAATTCACGCACGTGCCGTACAAAGGCGCGGGTCTGGCGCTGCCGGACGTGGTCGCGGGCCGCATCCAGGTCTTCGTCGGCAGCGTCACGTCGAGTCAGACCCTGGTCGCCGGAGGACGCGTGCGCGGCATCGCGACCGGCCACATCAAGCGGTTGCGCAGCATGCCCGACATGCCGACGGTCGGCGAGGCCTTCCCGGGGTTCTCCAACGACGGCTGGTACGGCATCGTCGCGCCCGTTCGCACGCCGCCGGCGGTCATCAACAAGCTCAACGCGGAGCTGCGGCGCGCGTTGGGGAACGCGGAGTTCACCAAGCACGTCGAAACGATCGGCATGGAGCCTGCCGCGGGCAACACGCCGAAAGAGCTCGGCGACTGGATCCGCAGCGAGCTCGAGCGCTGGAGCAAAGTCGTGCGTGACGCGGGTATACAGGGCCAGGCCGGAGCGGCCGGGTGA
- a CDS encoding tripartite tricarboxylate transporter substrate binding protein, translated as MMLQHRAFAWALGVASLVTVTAAFAQTGYPTRPIRMIVPYPPGSGTDFTAREVSALFHKALGQPVVIDNRPGAGATVGHGIASKSAPDGYTLLLATTGGMVSGPALMGSKIPYNSVKDFEHIGLATYVPYAFAVTASVPAQTTKEFIDLARAAPRKYMVASPGVGTPNHLGAAQLMTLTGIDLVHVPYKGSAIAMNDLVAGGVHSIVTSLLSLMPHHRAGRIRVLGVGHTQRIKAYPEIPLMSEAVPGYYNTGWWGIAAPAGTSKATVARLNEIMVKGLHSPEVSARFEKAGLELATSTPDGFRDLIKTDLQAWTKLIKDTKITVDVLP; from the coding sequence ATGATGTTGCAACATCGCGCTTTTGCATGGGCGCTCGGAGTTGCGAGCCTCGTAACGGTTACCGCCGCTTTCGCCCAGACCGGCTATCCCACCCGCCCGATCCGCATGATCGTGCCGTATCCGCCCGGCTCCGGCACCGATTTCACCGCGCGCGAAGTCTCGGCGCTCTTCCATAAAGCGCTCGGCCAGCCGGTCGTCATCGACAACCGTCCCGGTGCGGGTGCGACCGTCGGCCACGGCATCGCGAGCAAGTCGGCGCCGGACGGCTACACGCTGCTCCTCGCGACGACCGGCGGCATGGTATCGGGACCGGCGCTCATGGGCTCGAAGATCCCGTACAACTCGGTGAAAGACTTCGAGCACATCGGGCTCGCGACCTACGTGCCGTACGCGTTCGCGGTGACCGCGAGCGTTCCCGCGCAGACCACCAAGGAATTCATCGACCTCGCGAGGGCCGCGCCGCGCAAGTACATGGTCGCCTCACCGGGTGTGGGCACGCCGAACCATCTCGGCGCCGCCCAGCTCATGACGCTCACCGGTATCGACCTCGTGCACGTGCCTTACAAGGGCAGCGCCATCGCCATGAACGACCTCGTGGCGGGCGGTGTGCACTCCATCGTCACGAGCCTGCTCTCGCTCATGCCGCATCACCGCGCCGGCCGCATCCGCGTGCTCGGCGTCGGGCACACCCAGCGCATCAAGGCCTATCCCGAGATCCCGCTGATGTCCGAGGCGGTGCCCGGCTACTACAACACCGGCTGGTGGGGCATCGCCGCGCCGGCGGGCACGTCGAAAGCGACCGTCGCGCGCTTGAACGAGATCATGGTGAAAGGCCTGCACTCACCCGAGGTCTCGGCGCGCTTCGAGAAGGCCGGCCTCGAGCTCGCGACCAGCACGCCGGACGGCTTTCGCGACCTGATCAAAACCGATCTCCAGGCGTGGACCAAGCTGATCAAGGACACGAAGATCACCGTCGATGTCTTGCCGTAA
- a CDS encoding DOPA 4,5-dioxygenase family protein: MVELKGYHAHVYFDAATRATAERLRDALAANFAVEPGPFADGPRGPHPIPQFNVIFEEPEFQKIVPWLMLNREGLDVLVHPLTPSNYDDHSKYAIWLGNPVPLRLERLSKQLPQELLPTAQQAKA, from the coding sequence ATGGTCGAGCTCAAGGGCTACCACGCCCACGTCTATTTCGACGCCGCCACCCGCGCGACCGCCGAGCGCTTGCGCGACGCGCTCGCGGCGAACTTCGCGGTCGAGCCCGGCCCCTTCGCCGACGGCCCGCGCGGCCCGCATCCTATCCCGCAGTTCAACGTGATCTTCGAGGAGCCCGAATTCCAGAAGATCGTGCCCTGGCTCATGCTCAATCGCGAAGGCCTCGACGTGCTGGTCCACCCGTTGACCCCGAGCAACTACGACGACCACAGCAAATACGCGATCTGGCTCGGCAACCCGGTGCCGCTCAGGCTCGAGCGCCTGAGCAAGCAATTGCCGCAAGAGCTGCTGCCGACCGCACAACAAGCAAAGGCCTGA
- a CDS encoding putative toxin-antitoxin system toxin component, PIN family, which yields MAARRHRRHPVAYILQELGRVLPRLNHRLQWQPQDFADFIDLLAIQTALVEPEPLDPNVSRDVADVPVLGTFIAAKADYLITGDDDLLALAERYPIVNPAEFWRRHGS from the coding sequence ATGGCGGCAAGGCGCCATCGACGTCATCCTGTCGCATACATACTACAAGAGCTTGGACGCGTCCTGCCTCGACTGAACCATCGCCTTCAGTGGCAGCCTCAGGACTTCGCTGATTTCATCGACCTTCTAGCGATCCAGACCGCGCTGGTGGAGCCCGAACCGCTCGATCCAAACGTTTCACGCGATGTCGCCGATGTGCCCGTGCTCGGCACTTTCATCGCGGCGAAGGCCGATTACCTCATCACCGGGGATGATGATCTGCTCGCACTCGCTGAGCGCTACCCCATCGTGAATCCCGCGGAATTCTGGCGCAGGCACGGAAGCTAG
- a CDS encoding DUF899 family protein → MSEPRYPNESTEYRDARDALLKDEQALIDKVKAVAEKRRRLPRGGKLKEDYVFQWANDGKVGRDVKFSELFGDKTTLLMYSFMFGPGWDKPCPSCTSLVDGFDRTWYQVTRNAAFVAIAKAQPERINDWAHQRGWSQIELVSGFKATYQADYKCQGDSDDMQRPVMHVFRREGADIFHFWGTELGANHVDTVWAYWNLMDFTPEGRPDIPTPPQVFRSEFLEKHYLDKQS, encoded by the coding sequence ATGAGCGAACCCCGGTATCCCAACGAGAGCACAGAGTATCGCGACGCGCGCGATGCGCTCCTGAAAGACGAGCAGGCGCTCATCGACAAGGTCAAGGCCGTGGCGGAAAAGCGCCGCAGGCTGCCCCGCGGCGGCAAGCTCAAGGAGGACTACGTTTTCCAGTGGGCGAACGACGGCAAGGTCGGCAGGGACGTGAAGTTCTCGGAGCTCTTCGGCGACAAGACGACCTTGCTGATGTACTCGTTCATGTTCGGTCCGGGCTGGGACAAGCCGTGTCCGTCGTGCACCTCGCTGGTCGACGGCTTCGATCGCACCTGGTACCAGGTCACGCGCAACGCGGCGTTCGTCGCGATCGCCAAGGCCCAGCCCGAGCGCATCAACGACTGGGCGCATCAGCGCGGCTGGTCGCAGATCGAGCTGGTTTCCGGCTTCAAGGCGACCTACCAGGCGGACTATAAATGCCAGGGTGACTCCGACGACATGCAGCGGCCGGTGATGCATGTCTTCAGGCGGGAAGGCGCCGACATCTTCCATTTCTGGGGCACCGAGCTCGGAGCGAACCACGTCGACACCGTGTGGGCGTACTGGAACCTGATGGACTTCACCCCGGAAGGCCGCCCCGACATCCCGACGCCGCCGCAGGTCTTCAGGTCCGAGTTCCTGGAGAAGCACTATCTCGACAAACAGTCATAG
- a CDS encoding xanthine dehydrogenase family protein molybdopterin-binding subunit yields the protein MSNEAHEHHDGRRVEDFRLITGAGCYASDWNVAGQLYGHFVRSDRAHAEIVSVDIEKALASPGVKRIFTGEDAVRAGYTRAPHTMQFVGKNGMKALAPDRPVLAHKKVRFVGEAVALVVADTAGAAQDAADLVEIEYRDLQSVTDPEGALAQGAPLLSDQVPGNLAWEHEVGDEKAVEAAFAQAAHITKAKVISTRVAPNPMEPRSCLVAYDAKADTYRIHSPMQGVGTLRSQLSAYTKVPQEKLIFEARDVGGGFGQRSGAYPEYAALMIAAKECGAPVKWVGRRTEGLLTDTHGRNMIAYGQLALDRDGKFLAMRLDWIVDLGAYLSPGAQGHIRNTTNCMTGVYAIPALYGTYRIPITNTTPIGAYRGAGRPDIAYTVESLVNQAAAEIGMDPAELRRRNFIPPNAFPYTSPSGGSYEIADMPGVLKKALDLADWGGFAARREKSKQAGKLRGIGISTVIENTGLGNAPADEVEIRLDASGTVSLFTVSKTQGHGHETTFGSIVADALQIPLEKVKLRQCEPGTTLKGNGTGGSRSTVGAGSVCHLAALKLIDEGKALAALQMGVEPSQVSYAHGEFKSDASDRVIALADLAKEKTLSYMADGKFGSTYPNGCHIAEVEVDPDTGHTEVVSYCAVDDIGVVINHAIVEGQLHGGVVQGAGQVFGEQVYYDPESGQPLTASFMDYYMPRAGLIPGIKGEEHPTKSTVSPLGVKGVGESGCTASIPVLVGAVHDALRQVGAKAIDMPLTPARVWRALSEAAR from the coding sequence ATGAGCAACGAAGCACACGAGCATCACGACGGCCGCCGCGTAGAAGACTTCCGACTCATCACCGGCGCCGGCTGTTACGCATCCGACTGGAACGTCGCCGGCCAGCTCTACGGCCATTTCGTGCGCTCCGACCGCGCGCACGCCGAGATCGTCTCGGTCGATATCGAGAAAGCGCTCGCCTCTCCGGGCGTGAAGCGCATCTTCACCGGTGAGGACGCGGTGCGCGCGGGCTACACCAGAGCGCCGCACACCATGCAGTTCGTCGGCAAGAACGGCATGAAGGCGCTGGCGCCCGACCGCCCGGTGCTCGCGCACAAGAAAGTGCGCTTCGTGGGCGAAGCGGTCGCGCTGGTCGTCGCGGACACCGCGGGCGCAGCGCAGGATGCCGCCGATCTCGTGGAGATCGAGTATCGCGATCTCCAGAGCGTCACCGATCCGGAAGGCGCGCTGGCGCAAGGCGCGCCGCTGCTCTCCGACCAGGTGCCCGGCAATCTCGCGTGGGAGCACGAGGTCGGCGACGAGAAAGCCGTCGAAGCGGCGTTCGCCCAGGCCGCGCACATCACCAAGGCCAAGGTCATCTCGACGCGCGTCGCGCCGAATCCGATGGAGCCGCGCTCGTGCCTCGTCGCCTACGACGCGAAGGCCGACACCTATCGCATCCACTCGCCGATGCAGGGTGTGGGCACGCTGCGCTCGCAGCTCTCGGCGTATACCAAGGTGCCGCAGGAGAAGCTGATCTTCGAAGCGCGCGACGTCGGCGGCGGCTTCGGCCAGCGCTCGGGCGCGTATCCCGAATACGCGGCGCTGATGATCGCCGCGAAAGAGTGCGGCGCGCCGGTGAAATGGGTCGGCCGGCGCACCGAAGGCCTGCTCACCGATACGCACGGCCGCAACATGATCGCCTACGGCCAGCTCGCGCTCGACAGGGACGGCAAGTTCCTGGCGATGCGCCTGGATTGGATCGTCGACCTCGGCGCGTATCTTTCGCCCGGCGCGCAGGGACACATCCGCAACACGACCAACTGCATGACCGGCGTCTACGCGATTCCGGCGCTCTACGGCACCTATCGCATCCCCATCACCAACACCACCCCGATCGGCGCCTATCGCGGCGCGGGACGGCCCGATATCGCCTACACCGTCGAGAGCCTGGTCAACCAGGCCGCGGCCGAGATCGGGATGGACCCGGCGGAGCTGCGCCGGCGCAACTTCATTCCTCCGAACGCGTTTCCTTATACGTCGCCGAGCGGCGGCAGCTACGAGATCGCGGACATGCCGGGGGTTCTGAAGAAGGCGCTCGACCTCGCCGACTGGGGCGGCTTCGCCGCGCGACGCGAGAAGTCGAAGCAGGCCGGCAAGCTGCGCGGCATCGGCATCTCGACCGTCATCGAGAACACCGGCCTCGGCAACGCGCCGGCCGACGAAGTCGAGATCCGGCTCGACGCGAGCGGCACGGTCAGCCTCTTCACGGTCAGCAAGACCCAGGGCCACGGCCACGAGACCACGTTCGGCTCGATCGTCGCCGACGCGCTGCAGATCCCGCTGGAGAAAGTAAAGCTCCGGCAGTGCGAACCCGGCACCACGCTCAAGGGCAACGGCACCGGCGGCTCGCGCAGCACCGTCGGCGCGGGCAGCGTGTGCCACCTCGCGGCGTTGAAGCTGATCGACGAAGGCAAGGCCCTCGCCGCGCTGCAGATGGGCGTCGAGCCTTCGCAGGTGTCGTACGCCCACGGCGAGTTCAAGTCCGATGCGTCGGATCGCGTGATCGCGCTCGCTGACCTTGCGAAAGAGAAGACGCTTTCCTACATGGCCGACGGCAAGTTCGGCTCGACCTATCCCAACGGCTGCCACATCGCCGAAGTCGAAGTCGATCCCGACACCGGCCACACCGAGGTCGTCTCGTATTGCGCGGTCGACGACATCGGCGTGGTGATCAACCACGCGATCGTCGAAGGGCAGCTGCACGGCGGCGTCGTGCAGGGCGCAGGACAGGTCTTCGGCGAGCAGGTGTACTACGACCCCGAGTCGGGCCAGCCGTTGACCGCTTCCTTCATGGATTACTACATGCCGCGGGCGGGGTTGATTCCGGGCATCAAAGGCGAGGAGCATCCGACGAAGAGCACGGTGAGCCCGCTGGGGGTCAAAGGTGTGGGAGAGTCAGGCTGCACTGCTTCCATTCCCGTGCTCGTCGGGGCAGTGCACGATGCGCTGCGGCAGGTTGGAGCGAAGGCGATCGATATGCCGCTGACGCCGGCGCGGGTGTGGCGGGCGCTTAGCGAGGCCGCGCGGTAG
- a CDS encoding TauD/TfdA family dioxygenase, with translation MSLRITPLTTHIGAEVEGVDLREPLSDSHADEIHHAMDRYAVLVFHGQPLTNEQHLAFTQALGPLEDTGRNTLRTAKDFRLPTTFADVSNLDGNNQVYSAQDRRRLFAIGNQLWHSDSSFKAVPAKYSLLRAVRIPSKGGNTEFAHMGAAYEALDEDTKAVIEDLVCEHSQLYSRESIGFTEFTPEERERFRPVRQRLVRTLARTGRKSIYLSSHIGIVIGWELPEARLLLRDLTEHATQREFVYSHKWQVDDLVMWDNRQTMHRGRSYPAHEARDVRRTTLKGDGPTIEQAIAA, from the coding sequence ATGTCGCTGCGCATCACACCGCTCACCACGCACATCGGCGCCGAAGTCGAGGGCGTCGACCTTCGCGAGCCGCTCTCCGACTCGCACGCCGACGAGATCCACCACGCGATGGACCGCTACGCGGTGCTCGTCTTTCACGGGCAACCGCTGACCAACGAGCAGCACCTCGCGTTCACCCAGGCGTTGGGACCGCTGGAAGACACCGGGCGCAACACCTTGCGCACCGCCAAGGATTTCCGCCTGCCCACGACCTTCGCCGACGTGTCGAACCTCGACGGCAACAACCAGGTGTACAGCGCCCAGGATCGCCGGCGGCTCTTCGCCATCGGCAATCAGCTCTGGCACTCCGACTCGTCGTTCAAGGCAGTGCCGGCGAAATACTCGCTGTTACGCGCGGTACGCATTCCCTCCAAAGGCGGCAACACCGAGTTCGCGCACATGGGCGCGGCGTACGAAGCGCTGGACGAGGACACCAAGGCGGTGATCGAGGACCTCGTCTGCGAGCATTCGCAGCTCTACTCGCGCGAGTCGATCGGCTTCACCGAGTTCACGCCGGAAGAGCGCGAGCGCTTCAGGCCGGTGCGCCAGCGCCTGGTGCGCACGCTCGCGAGGACGGGGCGCAAGTCGATCTATCTCTCGTCGCACATCGGCATCGTCATCGGCTGGGAGCTGCCCGAGGCGCGGCTCTTGCTGCGCGATCTCACCGAGCACGCGACGCAGCGCGAGTTCGTCTACTCGCACAAGTGGCAGGTCGACGATCTGGTGATGTGGGACAACCGCCAGACCATGCATCGCGGACGTTCGTATCCGGCGCACGAAGCCCGCGACGTGCGCAGGACTACGCTCAAGGGCGACGGACCGACGATCGAGCAGGCGATCGCGGCGTAA
- a CDS encoding substrate-binding domain-containing protein, with protein MQGGANAMKVLSFGYSEIGLTFASEIHDPGVEIVGPLPREISTPTALVGFISTRARAPEAARALLSYLSSGEAAAVYKSVGMVPGR; from the coding sequence GTGCAGGGCGGCGCGAACGCGATGAAGGTGCTCTCGTTCGGCTATTCCGAGATCGGCCTCACCTTCGCGAGCGAGATCCACGATCCCGGCGTGGAGATCGTCGGGCCGCTGCCGCGCGAGATCTCGACGCCGACCGCGCTGGTGGGTTTCATCTCCACGCGCGCCAGGGCGCCCGAAGCGGCGAGGGCGCTGCTGAGCTATCTGTCTTCGGGCGAGGCGGCAGCGGTCTACAAGTCGGTGGGGATGGTGCCGGGCCGCTGA
- a CDS encoding class I SAM-dependent methyltransferase: protein MRALLLRSDLRLGEAFLRGKSTSKAMKPGGRVFLDACSSRVKFPFSAFIKRHIWPGNATPLVPHEYLEAVAKSPFEVLKVVDDRESYRLTTLEWAKRLETARSNIVARWGERQFRRFQLYLWGCAHGFGDHEFGAYHMVLQKLDDQRARQARRAGWARLP, encoded by the coding sequence GTGCGCGCGCTGCTCCTGCGCAGCGACCTGCGCCTCGGCGAAGCTTTCCTGCGCGGGAAGTCGACATCGAAGGCGATGAAACCCGGCGGCCGGGTCTTCCTCGACGCGTGCAGCTCACGCGTGAAGTTTCCGTTCTCCGCATTCATCAAGCGGCACATTTGGCCGGGGAATGCGACGCCTTTGGTCCCGCATGAATATCTCGAAGCGGTGGCTAAGAGTCCGTTCGAGGTGCTGAAGGTCGTCGACGATCGCGAGAGCTATCGCCTGACGACGTTGGAATGGGCGAAGCGGTTGGAAACCGCGCGGAGCAACATCGTTGCGAGATGGGGCGAGCGGCAGTTCCGGCGGTTCCAGCTCTACCTATGGGGTTGCGCGCATGGATTTGGAGACCATGAGTTCGGCGCTTATCACATGGTATTACAGAAGCTGGACGACCAGCGCGCCCGGCAAGCGAGAAGAGCCGGCTGGGCAAGATTGCCCTGA
- a CDS encoding response regulator, with amino-acid sequence MNIVIVDDDPVSLTVMKEIVAKLPQCDVLAFSDPTAALDHCLDNPPDLVIVDFMMPEIDGVAFSRVLRMSRSTHSVPIVIVSAAIDAGILRNALQQGVDEFLLKPFTFVELQTCVSELLGLKAMQGQLASKQLLLTAIETDAAEQRVKLSVLGRHMSQARLGGDPRLLSRVAELVLYHAPDVLSRIRESLMNEDFDAVVQDVVLLKGAVTSLEAPQLATCLDNLELHARDGNAVGASASFAFTQALAERLLIELAPFVRQGHSADVAAAHVREMSVDEALGLAR; translated from the coding sequence ATGAACATAGTCATCGTAGACGACGATCCGGTAAGCCTGACCGTGATGAAGGAGATCGTCGCCAAGCTGCCGCAGTGCGACGTCCTCGCGTTCAGCGACCCGACGGCGGCGCTCGATCACTGCCTCGACAACCCGCCCGACCTCGTCATCGTGGACTTCATGATGCCCGAGATCGACGGCGTGGCGTTCAGCCGCGTGCTGCGCATGAGCCGTTCGACGCACAGCGTGCCGATCGTCATCGTGAGCGCCGCGATCGACGCGGGCATCCTGAGGAATGCGCTGCAGCAGGGCGTCGACGAATTTCTCCTGAAGCCGTTCACCTTCGTCGAGCTCCAGACCTGCGTCAGCGAGCTCCTGGGCCTGAAAGCGATGCAGGGCCAGCTCGCGAGCAAGCAGCTGCTGCTGACCGCGATCGAGACCGATGCCGCGGAGCAGCGTGTGAAGCTCAGCGTGCTCGGCCGCCACATGAGCCAGGCCAGGCTGGGCGGGGACCCGAGGCTGCTGTCGCGCGTCGCCGAGCTCGTGCTCTACCACGCGCCGGACGTGCTGAGCCGCATCCGCGAATCGCTCATGAACGAGGATTTCGACGCGGTGGTGCAGGACGTCGTGCTGCTCAAAGGCGCCGTCACCTCGCTCGAAGCGCCGCAGCTCGCGACGTGCCTCGACAACCTCGAGCTGCACGCGCGGGACGGCAACGCCGTCGGGGCGAGCGCGTCCTTCGCGTTCACGCAGGCGCTCGCCGAGCGCCTGCTGATCGAGCTCGCGCCGTTCGTGCGGCAGGGCCACAGCGCAGACGTCGCGGCCGCGCACGTGCGCGAGATGAGCGTCGACGAGGCGCTGGGGTTGGCCAGGTAG
- a CDS encoding type II toxin-antitoxin system Phd/YefM family antitoxin, with product MITEISAVAFRQNLGEMINQVQFRKDSIVITKDGRPVAALIDAKLFERIRRMQERFDALSARLAEAYADVPEGEGMAEIKQTAARARGELKAERSEPARTAKRKKG from the coding sequence ATGATCACCGAGATCAGTGCCGTCGCATTTCGTCAGAACCTGGGCGAAATGATCAACCAAGTCCAGTTTCGCAAGGACAGCATCGTCATCACCAAAGACGGCCGCCCCGTCGCCGCGTTGATCGATGCCAAGCTCTTCGAGCGGATCCGGCGCATGCAGGAGCGCTTCGACGCCCTCTCCGCCCGCTTGGCCGAAGCCTATGCAGACGTCCCCGAAGGCGAAGGAATGGCGGAGATCAAACAGACTGCCGCACGAGCGCGCGGCGAGCTCAAGGCAGAACGCAGCGAGCCTGCTCGAACTGCGAAACGCAAGAAAGGCTGA
- a CDS encoding amidohydrolase family protein — translation MPLGGNDWHALTTEAPLEPNLPICDPHHHLWDRRAARIPYQRYQLDELLADIGSGHNVRSTVFIECRSMYRSEGPAEMRPVGEVEYVQGQAAASASGLYGPARAAAAIIGHANLNLGERVEPVLQALQAASPNRFRGIRHSVTWDPHPEVENTAAHKAQGQLATEQFRAGARVLAGMGFTLEGWCFESQLEEMAAFAKAVPELTIILNHVGGVLRTGPYESKREETMQSWRKGMAAVAQCPNVVVKLGGLGMIRCGFDWHTREKPIGSEELATAMAPYLTHCIEQFTPSRCMFESNFPVDKVSFSYNVMWNAFKRFSRQYSASERAAMFHDTAARVYRIA, via the coding sequence ATGCCCCTCGGAGGCAATGACTGGCACGCGCTGACCACGGAAGCGCCGCTCGAACCGAATCTACCGATCTGCGATCCGCACCATCACCTGTGGGATCGCCGCGCCGCGCGCATTCCCTATCAGCGTTACCAGCTCGACGAGCTGCTCGCCGATATCGGCAGCGGCCACAATGTGCGCTCGACGGTGTTCATCGAGTGCCGCTCGATGTACCGCAGCGAAGGTCCCGCAGAGATGCGTCCGGTCGGCGAAGTGGAATACGTGCAGGGTCAGGCCGCGGCGAGCGCGAGCGGTCTGTACGGTCCCGCGCGCGCCGCCGCAGCGATCATCGGCCACGCCAACCTCAACCTCGGCGAGCGTGTGGAGCCCGTGCTGCAAGCGTTGCAGGCGGCGAGCCCCAACCGCTTCCGCGGCATTCGCCATTCGGTGACCTGGGACCCGCATCCCGAAGTCGAGAACACCGCGGCTCACAAGGCGCAGGGGCAGCTCGCGACCGAGCAGTTCCGCGCCGGCGCGCGGGTGCTCGCAGGCATGGGTTTCACGCTCGAAGGCTGGTGCTTCGAGTCGCAGCTCGAGGAGATGGCGGCATTCGCCAAAGCGGTGCCCGAGCTCACCATCATCCTCAACCACGTCGGCGGCGTGCTGCGTACCGGACCGTACGAGAGCAAGCGCGAGGAGACGATGCAGAGCTGGCGCAAGGGCATGGCGGCCGTTGCGCAGTGTCCCAACGTGGTCGTCAAGCTCGGCGGCTTGGGGATGATCCGCTGCGGCTTCGACTGGCACACGCGTGAAAAACCCATCGGCTCCGAAGAGCTCGCAACCGCGATGGCGCCTTACCTCACCCACTGCATCGAGCAGTTCACGCCGTCGCGCTGCATGTTCGAGAGCAACTTCCCGGTGGACAAAGTCTCGTTCTCGTACAACGTGATGTGGAACGCGTTCAAGCGCTTCTCCAGGCAGTACTCGGCGAGCGAGCGCGCGGCGATGTTCCACGACACCGCGGCGCGGGTCTACCGGATCGCGTAA
- a CDS encoding LLM class flavin-dependent oxidoreductase, whose protein sequence is MAIKDRIPVGISLPHRSPEAIDASTVRHFAQRAEALGFRDLWVTENTLDWVFSFDPALVLTYAAAATTRIGLGVAVCVLPVHNPSHIANQYATLDYLSGGRAILGLGLGREHHYAEFQIPMERRVRRLREGVDVVKALWTQDEVDYSGDFYRLEHAHMVMKPKQKPRPPIWMGGDHPDAVRRAVAMGDGWISAGGASTERFAQSVQIVREELDKLGCDPASFAISKRVFLSVDESPAAAKAELDRWYQIVYRRPGGAADSDVYGTPEQVREQLERLVEAGATHLLVNPVARYDEQMEALAKVAGLA, encoded by the coding sequence ATGGCGATCAAGGACCGCATACCCGTAGGCATCTCCCTGCCGCACCGTTCACCCGAGGCGATCGACGCGTCGACCGTGCGGCACTTCGCGCAGCGCGCCGAGGCGCTGGGCTTTCGCGACCTGTGGGTGACCGAGAACACGCTCGACTGGGTCTTCAGCTTCGATCCGGCGCTGGTCCTGACCTACGCCGCGGCTGCGACCACGCGCATAGGCCTCGGCGTCGCGGTGTGCGTGTTGCCGGTGCACAACCCGAGCCACATCGCGAACCAGTACGCGACGCTCGATTACCTCTCCGGGGGCCGGGCGATCCTCGGCCTCGGTCTCGGCCGCGAGCACCACTATGCGGAATTCCAGATACCGATGGAGCGCCGCGTGCGCCGGCTGCGCGAAGGCGTCGACGTCGTGAAGGCGCTGTGGACGCAGGACGAGGTCGATTACAGCGGCGACTTCTACCGGCTGGAGCACGCGCACATGGTCATGAAGCCTAAGCAGAAGCCGCGTCCGCCGATCTGGATGGGCGGCGACCACCCCGACGCGGTGCGGCGCGCGGTCGCGATGGGCGACGGCTGGATCAGCGCGGGCGGGGCGAGCACCGAGCGATTCGCGCAGTCGGTGCAGATCGTTCGCGAGGAGCTCGACAAGCTCGGGTGCGATCCGGCGAGCTTCGCGATCTCGAAGCGCGTCTTTCTATCGGTGGACGAGAGCCCCGCTGCGGCGAAAGCCGAGCTCGACCGCTGGTATCAGATCGTCTACCGCCGGCCCGGCGGCGCCGCCGACTCGGACGTCTACGGCACGCCCGAGCAGGTGAGGGAGCAGCTCGAGCGTCTGGTGGAGGCGGGCGCCACTCACCTGCTGGTCAATCCGGTCGCGCGGTATGACGAGCAGATGGAGGCGCTGGCGAAGGTGGCGGGATTGGCCTAG